Proteins found in one Planctomycetes bacterium MalM25 genomic segment:
- the bglA_1 gene encoding Beta-glucanase precursor, with protein sequence MLGFQLNSYRVCQAVIGKNLPPRLTTMSVVPNRRWGVVALWALLAWPALGLDPNISGWDRVWVDPFNGSSVNTGRWEVADREFSPNNELQYYHPDQVSVGNGQLTITASNQPLGAQPYRSGLIRTWQEHRYGRWEVRADLPFGKGMWPAIWLLPRDLGTAPWPTGGEIDIMENVGNDTFFVKGSYHYNWTPGSPITSNADYRTGEDFAAGMHDYAVEWDPDQLRFYVDDNLYHVVDNPIQPQEQPMSLIINLAVGGDWPGSPDGSTQFPQTFDIDHAIYWTRDETELINPDFDRSGWGLNGWDVFGNEIDNVTAQTEAALDGTHALKLFGQFNGSQNYSGVAQGIAVTPGQDIVAEANAFVRSEDSIFATDNEVLMKLEYYRVFDGLHGGADFLGEEVLPIADGSTVEDVWASHQIIGVVPDDAVEARVSFLFNQPGTAGGAVHVDAVSLLATDPIPLSGDYNGDGVVDAADYTTWRDGDSVDGSPAGYTRWASNYGAVDDAPLAVPEPAGAVLLTLGLLGPVSRRRR encoded by the coding sequence ATGTTGGGCTTTCAGTTGAACAGTTACCGGGTGTGCCAAGCCGTCATCGGCAAGAACCTCCCGCCCCGTCTAACGACGATGAGCGTTGTTCCTAATCGGCGGTGGGGGGTCGTGGCCTTGTGGGCGTTGCTCGCCTGGCCGGCGTTGGGTTTGGACCCCAACATCTCGGGCTGGGATCGTGTCTGGGTCGACCCTTTCAACGGGTCGTCCGTCAACACCGGCCGGTGGGAGGTCGCCGATCGTGAGTTCAGCCCGAACAACGAACTCCAGTACTACCACCCGGATCAGGTCTCGGTCGGAAACGGCCAGCTGACCATCACCGCGTCGAACCAGCCCCTGGGCGCTCAGCCCTATCGCTCTGGCTTGATCCGCACGTGGCAAGAGCACCGCTACGGTCGTTGGGAAGTCCGCGCCGACCTGCCCTTTGGCAAGGGGATGTGGCCGGCGATTTGGCTGCTGCCACGCGACCTGGGAACGGCTCCGTGGCCGACCGGGGGCGAGATCGACATCATGGAGAACGTCGGCAACGACACGTTCTTCGTGAAGGGCTCGTACCACTACAACTGGACTCCCGGCTCGCCGATCACGAGCAACGCGGACTACCGGACCGGCGAGGACTTCGCCGCGGGGATGCACGACTACGCGGTGGAGTGGGACCCGGACCAGCTCCGCTTCTACGTCGATGACAATCTCTACCACGTGGTCGACAACCCGATCCAGCCGCAAGAACAGCCGATGAGCCTCATCATCAACCTCGCCGTCGGCGGGGATTGGCCCGGTTCGCCGGACGGATCAACTCAGTTCCCGCAGACGTTCGACATCGACCACGCTATCTACTGGACGCGCGACGAGACCGAGCTGATCAACCCCGACTTCGACCGATCGGGGTGGGGGCTCAACGGGTGGGACGTCTTCGGCAACGAGATCGATAACGTCACGGCTCAAACCGAGGCGGCGCTCGACGGGACGCACGCGCTGAAGCTGTTTGGACAATTTAACGGCTCTCAGAACTATTCGGGCGTCGCCCAGGGCATCGCGGTCACCCCGGGGCAGGACATCGTCGCGGAGGCCAACGCCTTCGTGCGCAGCGAGGACTCGATCTTCGCCACCGACAACGAAGTCCTCATGAAACTGGAGTACTACCGCGTCTTCGACGGCTTGCACGGCGGCGCCGACTTCCTCGGCGAGGAGGTGTTGCCGATCGCGGATGGGAGCACGGTCGAGGACGTCTGGGCTTCGCACCAAATCATCGGTGTGGTCCCGGATGACGCGGTCGAAGCCCGGGTCAGTTTCCTGTTCAACCAGCCGGGTACCGCCGGCGGCGCCGTTCACGTCGACGCCGTCTCGCTGCTGGCGACCGACCCCATCCCGCTCTCGGGCGACTACAACGGCGACGGCGTTGTCGACGCGGCCGACTACACCACCTGGCGGGACGGTGACTCTGTCGATGGCAGCCCGGCCGGCTACACCCGCTGGGCAAGCAACTACGGCGCCGTGGACGACGCCCCCTTGGCCGTTCCGGAGCCGGCGGGCGCGGTGCTGT